The proteins below are encoded in one region of Solenopsis invicta isolate M01_SB chromosome 8, UNIL_Sinv_3.0, whole genome shotgun sequence:
- the LOC105193712 gene encoding phosphoinositide 3-kinase adapter protein 1 isoform X3: MDGLNECIDRNSEVKMRIKAEDYYAKRSAEYFGSHTAVVLSRDGHNAEDDVVFVFSKESEASNLWVNYLTACFEQISRQQGRPPFKIRHIAIEEPIAPKTEERIRSSRLHIVVVCPVLLERVRTNPEHAIRLTSHLVAERVLAMMLGVQDSHINDTHRSSLVFYDQWKKFFVKDQDETFVGELLGAAVAILGTTPPSALKSDKTAFSVHPKKVKLGQNRIIVLLNEPLVPSDNVSVVVDRCGDAIDISNVKKRNPYTLQFSIPERCLEVSMLVGVRITKNGCSLGVRQVKCESRLRELDQILRANDNPLEFMCQTFGFSSTDREQLDNWMVHAFQKNIPPYFNLLSTPNGVVPTYKNCTSSEENPTLLHFAARFGLEKLAWQLLECPGADLACDLKNISDLTPADLAEQAGHARLAHQLRGYMQMNEFTNMYSYLKVISQTTNRSTGTNSTTDVPSTVTNETNNEKEDYCRPRPLSEAYSVPPVARPITMLMPNPQTTSTSSTTTNPLVANYSIVPTPTPVINNQLPSTPTNSVTSNELDTSFQGYMKMHATDYSFTPNSLHHNITGPKTTISMTNLPPSRTGTPTRQENHQSSSGSREDNYGQKTSQNLLYGRTSSNSSTKSREPSGPQDELLEIINDFKNNVFTISEVERLVENWQKRNDVQQSFKDKQRQLMAMREEYERIQKKMKDEMKTPTPFDKIRKFFSKGKKDTKESGATDSSTSKSESINGGLADRRPVSSLSLRSVSSSSSSSGRMSTVSGCSGASLGDSGTHSDSEDRKLQNVRDEKTGMTSYEIPPAPKPFTNRYSPAPGYSPSPSLSITRDLDLRQTQSPSRANESEYYIAFPPSGLPVHAFKANGSPRELDTPSSPCEHSRYHDFVQNSAVSLDKRQEETEATKHAGNSYTNIEPAASNFTPVAPPGMCIPDCTSNESTSIDSVHENREVAEEYFDDTTETCADTVKVKPTPLAQPDVDEVDSALVVRGQETTGTMRNEEHVSSADSANISKNTNEATETRMPEYMNLAVKMGHDAAKVLGAIPKKLPAPPVPPRGTTFHTV; encoded by the exons ATGGATGGCCTCAATGAGTGCATAGACCGTAATAGCGAAGTGAAAATGAGGATAAAAGCGGAAGATTATTATGCTAAACGGAGCGCCGAATACTTCG GGTCGCACACAGCTGTAGTGTTATCAAGGGACGGGCACAACGCAGAGGACGATGTTGTCTTCGTCTTCAGCAAGGAAAGCGAGGCTTCTAATCTTTGGGTTAACTACCTCACCGCATGTTTCGAGCAAATCAGCCGTCAGCAAGGGCGACCACCGTTCAA AATACGACATATCGCGATTGAGGAACCGATAGCACCGAAAACAGAAGAGAGGATTCGATCTTCTCGTCTTCACATAGTCGTCGTGTGTCCGGTATTGCTGGAACGCGTTCGGACCAACCCGGAGCATGCTATCCGTCTAACCAGTCATCTGGTAGCCGAAAGAGTACTGGCGATGATGCTGGGCGTTCAGGACAGTCACATCAATGACACACACAGGTCCAGCCTGGTTTTCTATGACCAGTGGAAGAAATTTTTCGTGAAGGACCAGGACGAGACGTTTGTGGGCGAATTGCTGGGCGCGGCGGTCGCCATTCTGGGCACAACGCCGCCGTCAGCCCTCAAAAGCGACAAAACTGCATTCTCCGTGCATCCAAAAAAAGTCAAACTG GGGCAGAACAGAATAATTGTTTTGCTGAACGAGCCATTGGTTCCTTCGGACAATGTCTCTGTGGTCGTTGATCGTTGTGGCGACGCGATCGACATAAGcaacgtaaaaaaaagaaatccttACACGCTGCAATTTTCGATACCAGAGAGATGTCTCGAGGTTTCTATGTTGGTTGGTGTGAGGATAACTAAGAATGGTTGCTCGCTCGGTGTTAGACAAGTCAAATGTGAAAGCAGACTCAGGGAATTAGATCAGATTCTCAGGGCAAACGATAATCCTCTCGAGTTTATGTGCCAG ACTTTTGGCTTTAGTTCTACTGACCGAGAACAGTTGGACAATTGGATGGTCCATgcatttcagaaaaatataccTCCTTATTTCAATCTTTTGTCTACCCCAAACGGTGTAGTGCctacttataaaaattgcacaa GTTCAGAAGAGAATCCGACATTACTGCATTTCGCCGCGCGATTTGGCCTGGAGAAATTAGCGTGGCAATTATTGGAATGCCCTGGTGCCGATCTTGCGTGTGACTTGAAAAACATTTCCGATCTGACACCGGCCGATCTTGCTGAGCAAGCCGGACACGCGAGACTGGCCCATCAACTACGAGGCTACATG CAAATGAACGAGTTCACCAACATGTACAGCTACCTCAAGGTTATAAGCCAGACAACGAACCGATCAACAg GAACGAATTCAACCACGGACGTCCCATCGACAGTCACAAATGAAACCAACAACGAAAAGGAGGATTATTGTCGACCAAGGCCCTTAAGCGAGGCTTATTCAGTGCCACCGGTCGCAAGACCGATAACGATGCTAATGCCGAATCCACAAACGACAAGCACCTCTAGTACGACCACAAACCCCTTAGTCGCAAATTATTCGATCGTACCGACGCCTACGCCAGTAATTAATAACCAGCTGCCGTCCACACCCACAAACTCGGTCACGTCAAATGAACTGGACACATCTTTTCAGGGTTACATGAAAATGCATGCCACTG ATTATTCCTTTACCCCGAATTCTCTTCATCATAACATAACTG GTCCAAAAACAACTATAAGTATGACGAATCTACCGCCGTCCCGAACGGGCACGCCTACTCGTCAGGAAAATCATCAAAGTTCCTCGGGATCACGAGAAGATAATTACGGTCAGAAAACGAGTCAAAATCTTCTCTACGGCAGAACGTCGTCCAATAGCAGTACCAAGTCCAGAGAACCGTCAGGTCCTCAAGACGAGCTCTTGGAGATCATAAACGATTTCAAAAACAACGTCTTCACGATATCCGAAGTGGAGAGGCTCGTTGAAAATTGGCAAAAACGAAACGACGTTCAGCAAAGTTTCAAAGATAAGCAACGGCAGCTTATGGCAATGCGAGAAGAATACgaaagaatacaaaaaaagatgaaagaCGAAATGAAGACTCCGACACCCTTCGACAAGATAAGAAAGTTCTTCTCCAAAGGGAAGAAAG ATACGAAGGAATCCGGTGCCACCGATTCCTCTACGAGCAAATCCGAAAGCATTAATGGCGGATTAGCTGATCGCCGGCCTGTCAGTAGTTTAAGCCTTCGTAGCGTCTCTTCTA GTTCATCTTCGTCTGGTAGAATGAGCACTGTCAGCGGTTGCAGCGGTGCAAGTTTAGGTGACAGTGGAACTCATTCTGATTCCGAAGATAGAAAG CTCCAGAATGTCAGAGATGAAAAAACTGGCATGACGTCCTACGAAATACCACCCGCGCCCAAACCATTCACAAACAGGTATTCGCCGGCGCCCGGGTATTCCCCATCACCGAGTCTCTCAATCACGCGTGATCTTGATCTCCGACAGACGCAGTCACCGTCCAGGGCCAACGAAAGCGAATATTACATTGCGTTCCCACCATCGGGATTACCCGTTCACG CGTTTAAAGCGAACGGCTCACCAAGAGAATTGGATACGCCGAGTTCGCCGTGCGAGCATTCAAGATATCACGACTTTGTTCAGAACTCCGCCGTCTCGTTAGACAAACGTCAAGAAGAAACCGAAGCGACGAAACACGCTGGCAACAGCTACACGAACATCGAACCGGCGGCGTCGAACTTCACTCCAGTCGCGCCGCCAGGAATGTGCATCCCAGATTGCACGAGCAACGAATCGACATCCATCGATTCCGTTCACGAGAATCGGGAAGTCGCGGAAGAATACTTTGACGATACTACCGAGACGTGTGCCGACACCGTGAAGGTAAAGCCGACACCGCTCGCTCAGCCTGACGTTGACGAGGTCGATTCTGCGCTCGTTGTTCGAGGTCAAGAGACCACCGGGACAATGCGCAATGAGGAGCACGTATCGTCGGCGGACTCGGCGAACATTTCGAAAAACACAAATGAGGCCACCGAGACTAGAATGCCGGAATACATGAACCTTGCTGTTAAAATGGGTCACGATGCTGCCAAGGTTCTCGGCGCCATACCAAAGAAACTACCTGCACCGCCCGTGCCACCGCGAGGTACAACCTTTCATACTGTATAA